The nucleotide sequence ttatatattttattattatttatgtgctacataaaaatatatatattacctTCGTTTCGGGtaaaaattcatttatgtatatatataaatcatatttattttattatttcattatatttttataatgtatatataatacacaATTAAAGTATCAACTCTTATAAtggttatatttttatatacgtTTATTTGcgatatttattttttttaattattagtattatttatatttttatctgcctattttttttgtatacttatttatgtatgcgtatattatttttggtTTTTTCAAGAAcgatatttataaaataacaaaagGGGGCAtgcaatataaaaatttttttgtaaaaatataatattttattacatattATAGAATAATATTGTGACAAaccattatttttttttcatataatttttaaattttatgaataaaaatatatatatgtatatatttaacgAACCAATAgctttttcataaatttatcatcgctatattatttaaaagttATAAGTACTTTGAAAAGCTATTAAATATGCAtgtaatacataaaaaaataataaaatattatatctctttatatttaattgttGATATAATGTAggtatttattattttttgcgATCATTTATTTAGTGATTAATTGAAATTAATTGCATTTAAATTcttgtaaaataaatgcatGTTGATAGTACGCAAATTTTGTAATATCTTTTTAAtcttttgtattttttatttaataaaatttcttttaaagcattgtttatgataaaaaaggtatcaaaataaatcattaatataactataattttttattcttttattttattgttcGATGGTTGCATATAATGGgttcttatatatataggtaaataataaagggaataaaataatgctttttatatatttatcataaaaaaaatatattaaatatttttgcaaTTTAAATCATCGATAGCAACACTATTAAGTAGTCAGCTACTTGCCACGTATtcatgtatatacatatttacgCTTCGttctttataatatatgtatgctattttttatacttatatacaaaaattaaataattttttttaaatgctTTTTATTGCATTTCTCCAGCTTCTGTGTATTATAAGAACATAATattcaatttttaaatatattttttcttataaatTATTCGTTCACAGACAtatttactatatatatgcatatattacTCCCATATACCAAAGTGTTAATCTTTTTgcttaataattttcatatgATATACGCCTCAGTTTTTTACGCAACGTATGTGTGATTATATAATGCCGTTACCatgtgcatattttttaagtttgTCTTATATTTAGATCAAtgtatatgaaaaatattttcttaaatatatatagtattttttatcttttattttaaggaatttatataaataaaaatatatatatgtaatattattacattcttatatattagtttaagcatatatgaatatatctttttctatgctaatacataaatataaaataatgataatgtATAAATGTAATACTAAAAGGATAACGaacaatattttcattcttttattagtatattattttgtataagaaatcggaaaaaaaatatatattagtaaattattgttttcatgcatataaacaatttcaAGATATTGTAATCAAAATCTTTACTCTTTAATCAGGGTTATAAAAAGACGAGCATGTAACATTGAATAATATTCGTAGGGCTAGTTTCGAATgctttaatatatataattaatttaatttttttgtatataaataatgcataaaatttacgtaaaataatgattaaaaaaatattatagcaccttttcataataaatatatactgTTTTCATgtatcattttatttataagagaagtattatttatgtacaTTATTATAAGACGAAATCGTTTAGCGATGACAATATTGAATACCTATAATACTTTTTATGCCATTCATTTGATATATTGACCACATAATTATAAGTATAAagtaacaaaatatattaagtTTGTGAATAATAAGCATATCATTAAGTTAAACCTTTAAAAACctttgaataaaaaaaaatatatatttacctTGCTATCGAtccttttcttttaatCAAATGTATCACTATCACGCcctacatttttttttacccTATTAgcaatttatataatgtaaCTAATAAGcctataaatatatacatatattatattaggCATATTtgctaatatatatatataataacattttttaaaacatattttaacGATTTTAAGATGCTCCTATGgacatataatataaccCTCCATGTATAAATACagaattttaattataaaaactgtttatttttcttttagtgaatttattataattataatgggaaattaattataaaattacgcattattatatatagtgCATGAAACATAAgagaaaaatgaaattaaaatattttttccatataaaatataccataaattatatatattatataatattacatTATTATGCTATTTTTGCGGTATAGCATAAAAAATCACggacatatatatttgcacTTAGCAATATATTAcctaaattttattaatgagcaaaaaattgataatttaaaattgttaatggcatattcataatatgaaataagCCACGGGCAAAAATTTTGCTGTTAACACCTTCCATGTGGAAAGTCTATAGTCCATCACAGTCAGCTGAGTGCAATGCTCTGCTCCGAACTACGTCAGGGTAATTCATGAGCTACCCCAAACGCCAGCCAGGTAAGTTAAATTTTAACttcctttattttttattgagtatatttttaaacgCCGGAATTGTACCTCATtgaaaattaatttttataatattttttattcttttacTTCTATCGAAAAAGCACATTTGTAAAACAATGTTTTAAActctttttataatataaaaggaaacatatatattaatatccatttatatttatctttactaatcattatatatatttttctaaataattaatgatataaagTACTGTTCtccttatatatataatatatatatcacaagtcgagtatatatataatatatagcGTTATTTTGAAACTTCATTTGCActttttcatttgtatTAAACTAAGTAGAAAAGCGGttttaaacaaattcaCGAacttttttgtataattataaCTTTTTAAGCATAgaacataataataaatgctGAAATAATTGAGCATAAGAAAGCTATATAGATAAAATTCTTGGCTActtaacatatattatataataacttatacataataattttttcatgtgaaattacaaaaatttgttttattcatttaattaatataaatatgcattcttaaattatttttattaaatatatattagctgtactttttttaattacatTGTTgcacatttatattttatttgtagaAATTACTATCTTCTGATGAGAGCTACCAACAATTTGGTTgacaataatttttttttgttttactttactttaatttaattaatttgtGGAATTCTCAcgatatatttaattcacTGAATTTAATAAGCACAAAGGGAATACGTATAGTATAATTagtatttaaattattatgtaaatattttttgccGTAATGCTTATCAtgatttaattattattatgccATTCCGTTTTAAATATTCCTTCTCTCCTAAATTcgtataaaataattttcctCTTTATTTAATCAATCACTTATCAAAATTCTTGCCTCATCAAAACCACACCTATAAACTGTCTAACTGTATAACTAATTGTTGtatcaatattatatctaCATAATTCGAgggataatataaatatataagctGGACTCACGTAAAACTGTTAAGCTCCCCCGTTAGTATTCTTActgtataaattttaattttatttgtccTGTTTTGCaaaatcataataataaatgaatgaTAACAtagataaattaataacCACTTTAATTTCTGAGACAAATAACACATTTGAGGGTATTGGTATAAgcaatgataataatactgaagaaaaaaatcttcaatttatggaaaatgaagaaaaacaatttttagATGATGATATACTAAAAACATTAgggaaaaataatttttttaaatatacgGAATATTCGCTATCtagtttatatatatcagaaaataatatgccGATAAATGATGATCctaattttcaaaaattattaaaagttATGACAAAATCCAGTgatgttaataataaattcaaaTGGGTAGATTCTTATTATAAACATAGTGCACGAGAGGATGAAAATATACTAAATCCCCAATCACAAAATCAagattatatttttagagaatatatagaaccaaatcatttaaaaaaattatcattgttaagaaaatatgaacaaggggctattttaaaatcatctgaaaaaaataaagtaaatgtaaaaattgTATCAGAATTTATTGTTCATGATACTTATGCTACAATAATTAAATCTGTCGGCTATCACCTTAATCATAAACTTTTTACAGAAGCtcaaatttttcataataaatatggaaaTAGTAATCACATTGTTATTTTGGTTCTAAGACATTATAAGGATCAAAGTTTTAGTATTCCTTTATATAACGACAGAGTGCTAGTGCAAATTAAATCATATTTAAGcgataataaatattcagATATCactcaaaaaaatttattaaattatgcaaaaatatttaatccTTATATTTTGCTAAGAAAAGTGGATTATTCATTTGTTGAACAGATTAAAGAACAAATGTCTTATGCAATCTAGCCTCATAtctctatttttttcgtaatattattaatatattttttaatattctcctctatgtttttattatgttttatatttatcaactttacaaaaaatcattaaaaatttttaatataacaatgcgaatataaattaatgtaTAACTAAACACActtttatatacacatatttgCATATGTTCATTGAACcttttcattataaaaatttgataatatatactatgACATCAAATTTAGTTTAATTCAGGGTTAGATtggttatttttttcggtTTTGACATTACTACTTTCAGCAGTTGCTTCATTATCTAATCCAGTCGTATTCGTTTCTATGCTATGCTGTAATTTAGGAGTAACgaatttttctttcttgTCCTGAGTCTCCTCTTCGTCATCAATGTCTTCaaattctttatatatgttgAAAATATcactaataatatttattataaaaattgttcaaattataattatataattactatattatttttcacgCATATATACAGATCAATAAGCAACGATATTatgcattttattttatgcaCACAATGGGGAAATATCAATATTCATaagttattttatttttttatttaattgcACCAGTTATTCACACCGTCCCAAAACTTGAAGGATTTTTCAACATCAGACAAGGTAGAATTCGAAAAAACATCATCTTCGTCATATGCATAAAGcccattaattttttcagcttttatattaataccCTTTTCACAATTCATAATGCTATATTGTTTTACTcgcaaaaattatatatatatgaacatTGTACCTACCCAAAgtagttattttttattttttgcaagcacagttaaatataaaaaattttatgcgatgattattatatatatgtgtgtgtgcatatttttccatCGAGGGGTATACATAATACTCTTATTCaacattatattatttgtctatttttaatttcataaaatatatatgtgaatGCTTGCTCATTCGATTTgctatttattataattcatTACCCgatatgtaaaataaagcatattattatttcatgattttattcttatatgttttaaaacaaagcatacaattaatatattattttatatttgagACATATATACTAGgctaattaataaaaagtaCTTATTAAAACATGCAAAAAAACtacaaaatatgaaaacaaaaaatatttgagtAAAACTTGTATACAAAATCACGggttataaatataatagaaatGAGTAAAATCACGATTTCTTTGCATTCCACGCAAATCACTTTATGccgatatatatatacatatatttatggcTTTATAGAAGCTAAGCAGAATTACTGAGCACACGTTGCTTCCTCagattttatttcattttttgtattttctgCTTCTtccgttttttttattttttctggatcttcattttcattttttatagccGGATTTTCAAGtgaattttgtttattgGCAGCAatgttttcttttaaaatagaCAATTCTTTATCAATATGCTCGACATTTTCCTTAAGAATTTGTATGCTTCGTGTTAATGCTTCgaacaaaattttaaaatcttttatatctaaactatacatatgtataatttCTTGAATCTCTGATACATTATTTGCAGTCTCTTCAGtttctttctttatttCGAGTATCAAGCTATTAAAGCTTTTAATATCATTTCTCATCATCGTAATTGATACACTTGTGCATAACGGTGCAAATCTACATACATTTGAAATTGGCTCattattgtaattttttccgccaaataaaaaaaaggcTTTTGTTTGAGAATGCAAATTCAAAGTACCATAATCATAGCAATTATGGATTTGCTTAGATGCTATTTGACAGTGAAACCAACAATTAGATGGAACatcatatacatataagtCTGGAATAGTATAATTTGAAAACCATCCAGAAAATAATCCCCCTGATATCCACATATTTTTGTCAACCATAACAGAACCATGCTTCCATCTTGCGCATGGTATTTCACCAgatgaattttttattaatgtccaattttcatttttgatattatatacCCATAATTCATCTGTTGGTGTACCTCTATTTGTTAAATCTCCaccaaataaataaagaaaactATAATTTACATTATCTTTTGTTGTTCTATCTAACCAAACAAGAGACGAAAATGCTCGAGGGGATGGGCATGTacctttattattaatttcgGACCATTTTCCTCCAACAAAATTATGTCCACTATTTAGTAACTCATTATTTCTATTTAAGCCTCCCCAAATTATTGTTGCATATGTAATAGGACAATATGTATAAGCGTGACCATATCTTGCTCCTGGAACAGAATCTAATTTAAGAGAATATTTTGACCAAGTATCTTCTGCTATGTCATACATATAACAATCTTTTGCTAATATATTTGGCCCACATAATCCaccaaataataataaatatgggGAATtctcattattatatgctAATGTCAATGATGCATATGCTCTCTTTCCCGGGTTTTCAgttaattttttggaaGTAAATGTATTAGGTCCATATGTAAACTTTATGAATTCATCTAAATATTCATTCTTAGCATTTATTCCaccataaataaaaaactcattttcatattctATCATTGAATgagcatattttttcataaaaactTTGTTATCATGATAAATATGAGATATAAAGAATTCTGGAGGAGACATAACACAATCAGCTACTCGTGGATTCATACCATCAGTTCGCTGTTGTTGGTCTTTTAACTTTGTAGAGTTATCTAAATTTTGAAATGACTTAGAATTAGTTGAATATAATGTATTATCTTCCTTTGACCctgtttttaaatttaactttttttctGATTCAATCGTTCCTGAGTTTTCCATAAGTAATCCTTTATCTTCACTTTGAATGCTCCTTACAATTTTATTGCTATTTTGTTTGTCTAAAgtattatctttatttgaATCACTTGCTTTTGATGTTGATTTTTTGGATTTCTTTTTGAGaaatttgttttgttttccATTTTCTGAAAAATCATCAATGTCTGAAAAATCAGATATGTCCGACattgtaaattttttatatatttattttcaattcacatttatattttgcaataattataattttttataaataatataatgtcttagtatacatatattatgcaATCATGCATATAACAAATTCAAATGTTATGCCTTTGCTACAAAATACTTACACATTCACAAATTTCTGAGTCTAAAAAcgaaaaacaaaatgaattatGCAAATTTaatcataataaataaaattatcacTTTAACataaacattttaatttacatgtataatttgttttttcacAAGCCCGTTCCCTTTTgagaataaatatattttttaaatcattcttaaattttaaagaaattaaataagtcaaaaataaatatgaaaaacaaTCAAGAAATTAAATTGAGCAAATATATTGTACAAAAATCAGTGtagttaatatatatatattatttatatattttttataaaaaacaaaaaagacAT is from Plasmodium berghei ANKA genome assembly, chromosome: 14 and encodes:
- a CDS encoding mediator of RNA polymerase II transcription subunit 18, putative, with the translated sequence MNDNIDKLITTLISETNNTFEGIGISNDNNTEEKNLQFMENEEKQFLDDDILKTLGKNNFFKYTEYSLSSLYISENNMPINDDPNFQKLLKVMTKSSDVNNKFKWVDSYYKHSAREDENILNPQSQNQDYIFREYIEPNHLKKLSLLRKYEQGAILKSSEKNKVNVKIVSEFIVHDTYATIIKSVGYHLNHKLFTEAQIFHNKYGNSNHIVILVLRHYKDQSFSIPLYNDRVLVQIKSYLSDNKYSDITQKNLLNYAKIFNPYILLRKVDYSFVEQIKEQMSYAI
- a CDS encoding kelch domain-containing protein, putative, producing the protein MSDISDFSDIDDFSENGKQNKFLKKKSKKSTSKASDSNKDNTLDKQNSNKIVRSIQSEDKGLLMENSGTIESEKKLNLKTGSKEDNTLYSTNSKSFQNLDNSTKLKDQQQRTDGMNPRVADCVMSPPEFFISHIYHDNKVFMKKYAHSMIEYENEFFIYGGINAKNEYLDEFIKFTYGPNTFTSKKLTENPGKRAYASLTLAYNNENSPYLLLFGGLCGPNILAKDCYMYDIAEDTWSKYSLKLDSVPGARYGHAYTYCPITYATIIWGGLNRNNELLNSGHNFVGGKWSEINNKGTCPSPRAFSSLVWLDRTTKDNVNYSFLYLFGGDLTNRGTPTDELWVYNIKNENWTLIKNSSGEIPCARWKHGSVMVDKNMWISGGLFSGWFSNYTIPDLYVYDVPSNCWFHCQIASKQIHNCYDYGTLNLHSQTKAFFLFGGKNYNNEPISNVCRFAPLCTSVSITMMRNDIKSFNSLILEIKKETEETANNVSEIQEIIHMYSLDIKDFKILFEALTRSIQILKENVEHIDKELSILKENIAANKQNSLENPAIKNENEDPEKIKKTEEAENTKNEIKSEEATCAQ